The region GCATCGCCAAGCGCATGAACGAGGCTTTGACGCTCATATCCTTTGGCGACGCCGGTTGGGGTGATGAAATCGCCCAGGGCGTGTTCATTACGATCACGCTGGCACTGGCAACCCTGCCCTTCGGTCTCTGCCTCGGATTTTTTCTGGCACTTGCGAAAAAGTCCGACGATCCGTCCATGCGGATGGCGGCAAACATCTACACCACGATCTTTCGCGGCCTGCCTGAACTTCTCACGCTCTTTCTCGTCTATTACGGCGTTCAGATCGGCATTCAGCAGCTGGTGAAGTTCGCCGGGTTTGACCTCTATATCGAGGTCAATTCGTTTGTGGCGGGCATGATCGCTCTTGCGCTGGTCTTTTCCTCCTATGCGTCCGAAGCTTTTCTCTCTGCCTTTCGAGGGATACCCCAGGGCCAATATGAAGGCGGCTATGCGCTTGGTCTGTCGCGTGGTCGCACGATGTGGCTCATTGTCCTGCCACAGCTCATCCGGCTCGCCCTGCCGGCGCTCGGAAACCTCTGGCTGATCCTTTTGAAAGAGACGGCCCTCGTGTCCGTGATCGGGCTGGCAGATCTGGTCCGCCAGGCTGGCATTGCGGCGAGAGTTACCAAAGAACCCTTTCTCTTCTTCGGCATTGCCTGCCTGATCTACCTCCTGTTGGCGATGATCTCGTCTTTCGGACTGGTTCGCGTCGAGCGTTGGTCCAAACGAGGCGAGGCCACCCGATGAGCTTACTTGCGCAGTCCATAGCCCCTCGCCCGGCGCCAGCCCAACCCGCACGTGCCTGGAGCGCAACGCGTATTGCCGGCCATGTTCTGATGACGATGTGGATCATCGCAGGCGCGTGTCTTGTCTATTACCTGGCCTCGAATATCTTCAGCCCCTTCGTGCAAAAGTATTGGGGCAAATATCTCGACGGCTTCGTCGTCACGCTTCAGATCGTCTTTGTCTCGCTTGGACTTGGCGCAGCGCTCTCGGTGCCGATCGCACTTGCTCGTGCATCCAAAGTGGCGCTGTTTCGCTGGCCTGCCTACGGCTATGTGTATTTCTTCCGCGGCACCCCGCTGCTCGCCCAGACATTCCTGATCTACTACGGCGCAGGTTCATTCAGAGCAGAGCTGACAGACGTTGGCCTGTGGTGGTTCTTCCGCGACGCCTGGTACTGCATCATTTTCGCCTTCACGCTCAATACGTCCGCCTATCAGGCCGAAATTCTGCGGGGAGCCGTCGAGAATGTGTCCAAGGGACAGTGGGAAGGTGGCCGCGCCCTTGGCCTGACGAAGCCGGTGATTTTCTTCAAGATCATCCTGCCGCAGGCCCTAATGGTTGCTCTTCGGCCCTATGGAAATGAAATCATCCTGATGATCAAGGGCTCCGCCATCGCTTCCATTGTCACAATCTACGATCTGATGGGTGAAACCCGGCGCGCCTTTTCGCGGTCCTATGACTTCCAGGCCTATATCTGGGCTGCGGTCTTTTACCTAATCGCCGTGGAGGCCCTTAGACGCGTCTGGGATCGTCTGGAAGCCAGACTGACCCGGCACCTGAAGCGCTGACAACGCACCTCAGGTCTTCTATTTTCTCCCGACTTCTCTGCCCTTCAAGGATCCCGGCCATGGTGAAAACCGATCTTCATACGGACAGCCTGCTCGCGCATGGTGGCGGAGGCTTCGATGCAGCAACCGGAGCTGTCGTTCCTCCTATCCAGACGGCGACAACCTTCGTGCGAGACGAAAACTATGATCTGGTCAGCGGCAAGCATCTCTACAGCCGCGACGACAATGACCTGTTCCGCAAGACAGAAGGACTGGTCGCCCGCCTTGAAGGCGCCGCGGACAGTCGGTTGTTTGCGTCGGGCATGGCGGCTATTGCTTCGATCATGCGCACGGTCAAGCCTGGAGGCACCATTCTGCTCCAGTCCAAGATCTACTGGGGCACCACCCTCTTTTTCCGCAAGAATTGCGAGCGGGCAAACGTCGCCTTGATCGAAGTGGATGCGACCGACCTATCTGTTCTGAAGGACACCATCGAAACGGCGCAGCCTGACCTGATTTTTATCGAAGTTCCAAGCAATCCTTTTCTGGCAGTGGTGGACATTGCTGCCGTTGCGAAGCTCGCCCAGCTGGCCGACGCCACTGTATGTGTCGATGCGACCGCTGCGACGCCGCTAATCATGAAGCCCCTGTCCAAGGGGGCTGATCTTGTGGTGCACTCAGCAACCAAGGCGCTGAACGGCCATTCGGACGTTCTTGGCGGGGTGGTCTCCACCGCTTCGGCGGATACCGAGGCATGGCAATTTATCTGCGCAGAACGCCACGATGCCGGCGCGGTGATGGGATCTTTTGAGACTTGGCTGCTTCTTCGCGGCCTGCGCACTCTGTCACTCCGGGTCGAGCGAATGAACGCCAACGCCCAGGCTCTGGCCAAACATTTCGCTGCCCATCCGAAGATCGCCGAGGTGCTTTATCCGGGCCTTGAAACACACAAGGCTCATGAGCTTGCCAGCAACCAGATGAATGGCGGCTATGGTTCCCTCATGTCTTTGATCATGAAGGGATCGCGCGAAGATGCGCTCAAGGTAACGGCTGCCTTAAACCTGTTTCAACGAGCAACCTCTCTTGGCGGCGTTGAAAGTCTAGTGGAGCACCGCGAAACCATCGAGGGGCCTGACTCAGGCATCCCCGACACACTGCTGCGGCTTTCGATCGGGATCGAACACATCGACGACCTGATCGGCGACCTGGAGCAAGCTCTCAGCACGGTCTAGCCCGTTGAAGCCGCGCAGCAAGCCTCGGCTTCGCGCGCGCGCTGCCTGATCCAGGTGATAAAGGCCTTGAGTGGCGGGCGGGGAACCCCAGGCTTCCTGACAAGGTAATAGCCCGATGTCTGAGGCTTCATGTCCTCGAACAACACGCGCAAGGTGCCGGCCTGAATGTCGTTCTCGACGAACACCCTTGCAGTCGCGGAGATACCATCTCCTCGGCGCAAGCCATCCAGAACCATGTAGCCGGGCAAATGGGTGATGTTTAGCTTTGCGCGCGGAACCACTCCTTGTCCCTCGAGCCAGATCGACAATTCGTTGGTTCCCAATTCCTGCAGCCAGGGAAAGTCTTGGATGTCCGATGGATCGGTGAGTTCGCGGTCGCCCAAGAGCTTGTGCGCGCCGACCACGACGTAGTTTGAAGCCAGCAGCTGCTGGGACTCCAGCCCAGGCCAATCGCCGTTGCCAAAGCGGATTGCGAGGTCAACGCCGCCGGGAGCGAACTCAACCACATCGGCCGTCGGATTGAGCATGAGTTCGACGTACGGGTTTTCCTGCCGGAAGTCCGAGATACGCGGCATCAGCCAACTCACCGCGAAAGACGGCGTCATCGTGATGTTGAGCGGCCGTTCCTCATCGTTGCGCCGCAAGTCCTCGACCGTTTCGTAGATCCCCGCAAACGCATCACGCAAACCCGCCGCCAAATGTTCGCCATCCGATGTCAGGCCCAGTCCCCGCCCCTCGCGCACGACCAGCTGCGTTCCAAGTTGCCCTTCCAAGCCGCGAACCTGCTGGCTGACGGCAGCATGGGTGACATTGAGTTCACGTCCTGCTGAGGAAAAGCTCTTTTTCTCTGCGACAGCAGAAAACGCTCTCAAGGCACTCAGTGAAGGCAGTCGCCGCCAATCCATATGTAAATCCAACTTACATTTCAAAATTTTTGCTGACTCGCATCAAAACAGCGGAAGCGCGATATTTCAAGCATCGAAGCACTGGAGGAATGTAAGTCATGCTAAACATATATGCATCATCCCTGCTGACCGCGAGCCGGTTCACCCCATTCACACGTCCCACGGGCACCTTGACTGATGGGCTTGCAAAAAAGATGCAGACGCCGTCCATTAAGCTCATCAAACGGTATCGCCCACGGTTCTGGATCTGATCAGCTTGCCTGGAGGATCCCGGCAAAAACCTGAGCGAAAATCCGATCTGACTGAAAGGCCCGGCAATTGCCGGGCCTTTCCTTGCAAGCGGAGGGAGCCAGGGAACATGGCAAAGGTTGCATTCATTGGACTTGGAGTGATGGGGTATCCGATGGCAGGATATCTCAAGACCAAGGGCGGACACGACGTCACCGTCTACAATCGCACCACCGCCAAGGCGGAAAAATGGGCATCAGAGTATGGCGGTTCTTTTGCCAAGACGCCCAAAGAAGCCGCTGAAGGCTGTGATTTTGTTTTTGCCTGCGTCGGCAACGACGCGGATCTTAGATCCGTGACCACTGGCGAAAACGGCGCCTTTCATGGCCTCAAGGCTGGAGCCATTTTCGTCGACAATACGACCGCTTCCGCCGAGGTTGCCCGCGAGCTTTATGCGGCGGCGAAAGAACTCGGATGCGGCTTCGTCGACGCACCTGTTTCAGGTGGTCAGGCCGGTGCTGAAAACGGCGCTCTGACCGTGATGTGCGGCGGCGATGCTGACGTCTTTGAAAAGGCCCAACCGGTCATAGAGTGCTTTGCGAAGTTTGTCGGACTGATGGGCGAAAGCGGGGCGGGTCAACTCACCAAGATGTGCAATCAGATTTGCATCGCAGGCCTGGTGCAGGGGCTTTCGGAAGCGGTTCATTTTGCCAAGAAAGCCGGGCTTGATGTCCCAAGCGTCATTTCGGCAATCAAGGGCGGTGCCGCCCAGTCCTGGCAGATGGAAAATCGCTGGGAAACGATGAACGCAGGGCAGTTCGAATTCGGCTTCGCGGTCGACTGGATGCGCAAGGATCTGGGGATTTGCCTCAACACGGCCAATGACACCGGCGCACGGCTGCCGATCACCGCACTGGTCGATCAGTTCTATGCGGAAGTCCAGGCCATGGGCGGCAATCGGTGGGACACGTCCAGCCTGATCGCCCGCCTGGAAAACGCTGACAAGAAATAGTCCGACCTCATCAAGCCGCCGGACTTTGCAGCCGGCTACTCGCCGGCTGCCTCTTTCACTATGCCATCCAACAGCGCATTGACTTCTCCGATCGCCGTTTTCGAGGCATCGGAACCGGTTGCCGCGAGATGGCGAAATCCTACCATGACCCTCCCAGGGTCACTGGCTGCCTCGTACGCGAAGACCGCGTATGGGCAATAGGCAATGTTCGCGATATCAGCCTCCATCACCTTGCGCGACAGGTTGGCGGAGCAGAAAAGCATAGCTTCAGCATTGGCGTAGAGATCCTTCTCGCCACCAACATCATCCTTGGTGCGCGCCAGCATCTCGCCGATGTGTGACTTATAGTCGATCACAAGACCACGATTGACGATCGCAGATTCCAGATCGAACAGCACATCCTCAAAGTCACTGGTCACCTGGTATACGGTGACACCCTCCGGCCCCGTCCCTTTCGCCATATCGGCCGCCGACGCTGCGACCGGCAGGGCAAGCGCCAAGCTGGATGCAACCAAGGCCGTCTTGAACAAACCAGTCATCACTGTTCCTCCCGTGTGAAATGACTGCTCCACAATAGTGGAAACATTGCCATTCGGCTTGAGACATCTCAAATCTCATATGTTTTTAATCGCAGCTTGATGCGCTTCAGTCTCCCCTGGGTTTCTCCTTGGGCACATAGGCCA is a window of Labrenzia sp. CE80 DNA encoding:
- a CDS encoding DUF302 domain-containing protein, with the protein product MTGLFKTALVASSLALALPVAASAADMAKGTGPEGVTVYQVTSDFEDVLFDLESAIVNRGLVIDYKSHIGEMLARTKDDVGGEKDLYANAEAMLFCSANLSRKVMEADIANIAYCPYAVFAYEAASDPGRVMVGFRHLAATGSDASKTAIGEVNALLDGIVKEAAGE
- a CDS encoding NAD(P)-dependent oxidoreductase: MAKVAFIGLGVMGYPMAGYLKTKGGHDVTVYNRTTAKAEKWASEYGGSFAKTPKEAAEGCDFVFACVGNDADLRSVTTGENGAFHGLKAGAIFVDNTTASAEVARELYAAAKELGCGFVDAPVSGGQAGAENGALTVMCGGDADVFEKAQPVIECFAKFVGLMGESGAGQLTKMCNQICIAGLVQGLSEAVHFAKKAGLDVPSVISAIKGGAAQSWQMENRWETMNAGQFEFGFAVDWMRKDLGICLNTANDTGARLPITALVDQFYAEVQAMGGNRWDTSSLIARLENADKK
- a CDS encoding ABC transporter permease, translating into MSLLAQSIAPRPAPAQPARAWSATRIAGHVLMTMWIIAGACLVYYLASNIFSPFVQKYWGKYLDGFVVTLQIVFVSLGLGAALSVPIALARASKVALFRWPAYGYVYFFRGTPLLAQTFLIYYGAGSFRAELTDVGLWWFFRDAWYCIIFAFTLNTSAYQAEILRGAVENVSKGQWEGGRALGLTKPVIFFKIILPQALMVALRPYGNEIILMIKGSAIASIVTIYDLMGETRRAFSRSYDFQAYIWAAVFYLIAVEALRRVWDRLEARLTRHLKR
- a CDS encoding LysR family transcriptional regulator, coding for MDWRRLPSLSALRAFSAVAEKKSFSSAGRELNVTHAAVSQQVRGLEGQLGTQLVVREGRGLGLTSDGEHLAAGLRDAFAGIYETVEDLRRNDEERPLNITMTPSFAVSWLMPRISDFRQENPYVELMLNPTADVVEFAPGGVDLAIRFGNGDWPGLESQQLLASNYVVVGAHKLLGDRELTDPSDIQDFPWLQELGTNELSIWLEGQGVVPRAKLNITHLPGYMVLDGLRRGDGISATARVFVENDIQAGTLRVLFEDMKPQTSGYYLVRKPGVPRPPLKAFITWIRQRAREAEACCAASTG
- a CDS encoding ABC transporter permease, with the protein product MNEALTLISFGDAGWGDEIAQGVFITITLALATLPFGLCLGFFLALAKKSDDPSMRMAANIYTTIFRGLPELLTLFLVYYGVQIGIQQLVKFAGFDLYIEVNSFVAGMIALALVFSSYASEAFLSAFRGIPQGQYEGGYALGLSRGRTMWLIVLPQLIRLALPALGNLWLILLKETALVSVIGLADLVRQAGIAARVTKEPFLFFGIACLIYLLLAMISSFGLVRVERWSKRGEATR
- a CDS encoding PLP-dependent aspartate aminotransferase family protein; translated protein: MVKTDLHTDSLLAHGGGGFDAATGAVVPPIQTATTFVRDENYDLVSGKHLYSRDDNDLFRKTEGLVARLEGAADSRLFASGMAAIASIMRTVKPGGTILLQSKIYWGTTLFFRKNCERANVALIEVDATDLSVLKDTIETAQPDLIFIEVPSNPFLAVVDIAAVAKLAQLADATVCVDATAATPLIMKPLSKGADLVVHSATKALNGHSDVLGGVVSTASADTEAWQFICAERHDAGAVMGSFETWLLLRGLRTLSLRVERMNANAQALAKHFAAHPKIAEVLYPGLETHKAHELASNQMNGGYGSLMSLIMKGSREDALKVTAALNLFQRATSLGGVESLVEHRETIEGPDSGIPDTLLRLSIGIEHIDDLIGDLEQALSTV